In a genomic window of Arthrobacter woluwensis:
- a CDS encoding DUF4031 domain-containing protein, protein MTVLIDPPFWPAHGTVFSHLVSDASLEELHAFATAAGIPERAFDGDHYDVAARHFERLVAAGATPVGGKELVRRLAASGLRIPARERPSKIVPALRERWSRLLPEDPELGEDLLLRWGEPHRSYHSRVHLLNVLEALDVLLPGSGLPVELHRPLLLAAWFHDAVYQGVPGQDEEESARLAERGLGALSVHGALPGAEAAEVARLVRLTTNHDPAPDDLPGQLLCDADLSVLAWPAPRYARYLAAVRADYAHVSDADFARGRAAVVEQLLALEPLFHRPLARELWLDAAHGNLRGELDAFRREGSR, encoded by the coding sequence ATGACCGTGCTGATCGACCCGCCCTTCTGGCCTGCTCATGGCACGGTGTTCTCCCATCTCGTGTCGGACGCGTCGCTTGAGGAACTGCACGCCTTCGCGACGGCGGCGGGCATCCCGGAACGGGCCTTCGACGGAGATCACTACGACGTCGCCGCCCGCCACTTCGAACGCCTGGTGGCCGCCGGAGCGACCCCGGTGGGCGGCAAGGAACTGGTGCGACGGCTCGCCGCGAGCGGGCTCCGCATCCCGGCCCGCGAGCGCCCGTCCAAGATCGTCCCGGCCCTCCGGGAGCGCTGGTCGCGGCTGCTGCCCGAGGACCCGGAGCTCGGCGAGGACCTCCTGCTGCGCTGGGGCGAACCGCACCGGAGCTACCACTCCCGGGTCCACCTGCTCAACGTCCTCGAAGCCCTGGACGTGCTCCTGCCGGGGTCCGGACTGCCCGTCGAACTCCACCGTCCGCTCCTGCTGGCCGCCTGGTTCCACGACGCGGTCTACCAGGGAGTCCCCGGCCAGGATGAGGAGGAATCGGCCCGGCTGGCCGAGCGCGGTCTGGGGGCGCTGTCCGTTCACGGCGCCCTGCCGGGCGCGGAGGCCGCGGAGGTGGCCCGCCTGGTGCGGCTCACGACCAACCACGATCCCGCGCCGGACGATCTGCCCGGTCAGCTCCTCTGCGACGCAGACCTCTCCGTCCTCGCCTGGCCCGCGCCGCGCTACGCCCGCTACCTCGCCGCCGTCCGGGCCGACTACGCCCACGTGAGCGACGCCGACTTCGCGCGGGGCCGTGCCGCCGTCGTGGAGCAGCTTCTGGCGCTGGAACCGCTCTTCCACCGTCCGCTCGCGCGGGAGCTCTGGCTGGACGCCGCGCACGGCAACCTCCGGGGCGAGCTCGACGCCTTCCGTCGGGAGGGGAGCCGCTGA
- a CDS encoding 2-phosphosulfolactate phosphatase: MHAAHRQLPFTVRLEWGLRGAQAVLPGAGAAVVVDTLSFSTAVSVGVEAGLAVLPFRAAPGDGELHDAAARLAEERGALLAGPRSLSRLSLSPGSIRAHGAAHAGRELVLPSPNGSAISEHLAGRVPELLAGTLRNAGATAAWLARHLPPSAVVVVVAAGERWPGGALRPAVEDQLGAGAVLAALLRSAPGRTREQLSPEARAAVAVFEAFRDDLPTELAESASGSELVLGGFGSDVDLAAELDASRVAAHFSDGAFRPV; this comes from the coding sequence ATGCACGCCGCACACCGTCAGCTGCCCTTCACCGTCCGCCTCGAATGGGGGCTGCGCGGCGCTCAGGCGGTGCTCCCGGGGGCCGGGGCCGCCGTCGTGGTGGACACGCTGTCCTTCTCCACCGCGGTGTCCGTGGGGGTCGAGGCGGGGCTCGCCGTGCTCCCGTTCCGTGCCGCGCCCGGCGACGGCGAGCTGCACGACGCCGCGGCCCGCCTCGCGGAGGAGCGCGGCGCCCTGCTCGCGGGACCGCGCAGTCTCAGCCGCCTGAGCCTGTCCCCCGGTTCGATCCGCGCCCATGGCGCCGCGCACGCGGGCCGCGAACTCGTGCTGCCGTCGCCCAACGGCTCGGCGATCTCCGAGCACCTGGCGGGCCGGGTCCCCGAGCTGCTGGCCGGGACCCTCCGCAACGCCGGCGCGACGGCGGCCTGGCTGGCGCGTCACCTCCCGCCGTCCGCGGTGGTCGTGGTGGTCGCGGCCGGGGAGCGCTGGCCCGGCGGCGCCCTGCGGCCCGCCGTCGAGGACCAGCTCGGCGCGGGCGCCGTGCTCGCGGCGCTGCTGCGATCGGCGCCGGGCCGGACTCGCGAGCAGCTGTCGCCGGAGGCACGGGCCGCCGTCGCGGTCTTCGAAGCCTTCCGGGACGATCTGCCCACCGAGCTGGCGGAAAGCGCGAGCGGAAGCGAGCTGGTGCTGGGAGGCTTCGGCTCCGATGTGGATCTGGCCGCGGAACTCGACGCGAGCCGCGTCGCCGCGCACTTCAGCGACGGGGCGTTCCGGCCGGTGTGA
- a CDS encoding sensor histidine kinase, whose amino-acid sequence MSDRPDASVATPTSQPRPRGLGLRLKLTLSYAAFLFVSGSGFFALVLLLLRYLPAGFLVTVDGGFAPSRRDLMEALLPKAALGLLFFAVVGLVGGWLLAGAMLKPIGRIHEVALAVQRGEVDRRIHLEGKGDELRELADSVDAMLDRLSAMLEEQRRFAANASHELRTPHAVMGGMLELAESDPDAVDVPHLLRRLREVNTRATGTVEALLALTRAEGSRLLPEPCDLAELAEESLGSQREELESRRITVLADYGGAPVEGDRVLLAQLVGNLVRNAVVHNLADGGDLWLRTGEDPGGGAFLEIQNPGEAVSQELLGHLTEPFVQGRGRQAGPGRGSGLGLAIVAAIAQAHGARLDLTARPGGGLRVRVTFPPAE is encoded by the coding sequence ATGAGTGACCGGCCTGACGCGTCCGTCGCCACCCCGACGTCCCAGCCCCGGCCGCGTGGCCTCGGGCTCCGGCTGAAGCTCACCCTCAGCTACGCGGCGTTCCTGTTCGTGTCCGGCTCGGGTTTCTTCGCCCTGGTCCTCCTGCTGCTGCGGTACCTCCCGGCGGGTTTCCTCGTGACCGTCGACGGCGGGTTCGCCCCGAGCCGCCGCGACCTCATGGAGGCGCTGCTGCCCAAGGCCGCGCTGGGGCTCCTGTTCTTCGCGGTGGTCGGACTGGTGGGCGGCTGGCTGCTGGCCGGTGCGATGCTCAAACCGATCGGACGCATCCACGAGGTGGCGCTCGCCGTTCAGCGGGGCGAGGTGGACCGCCGGATCCACCTCGAGGGCAAGGGGGACGAACTCCGCGAACTGGCCGATTCCGTGGACGCGATGCTGGACCGGCTCTCGGCGATGCTGGAGGAGCAGCGCCGTTTCGCGGCCAATGCGTCCCACGAACTGAGGACGCCCCACGCGGTGATGGGCGGCATGCTGGAGCTCGCCGAATCCGATCCCGACGCCGTGGACGTCCCGCATCTGCTGCGCCGTCTGCGGGAGGTCAACACGCGGGCCACGGGCACCGTGGAGGCTCTCCTGGCGCTGACCAGGGCCGAAGGCTCCCGGCTCCTCCCGGAACCGTGCGATCTGGCGGAGCTGGCCGAGGAGTCGCTCGGCTCTCAGCGCGAGGAACTGGAATCCCGTCGCATCACCGTCCTGGCCGACTACGGCGGCGCCCCCGTGGAGGGGGACAGGGTCCTCCTGGCGCAGCTCGTGGGCAATCTGGTGCGGAACGCCGTGGTGCACAACCTGGCGGACGGTGGGGACCTGTGGCTCCGGACGGGGGAGGACCCCGGCGGCGGGGCGTTCCTGGAGATCCAGAACCCCGGGGAGGCCGTCAGTCAGGAGCTGCTGGGTCACCTGACGGAGCCGTTCGTGCAGGGCCGCGGACGCCAGGCCGGGCCCGGCCGCGGGTCGGGGCTGGGGCTCGCGATCGTGGCGGCCATCGCCCAGGCCCACGGCGCACGGCTGGACCTGACCGCCAGACCAGGGGGCGGCCTGCGCGTCCGGGTCACCTTCCCGCCGGCGGAGTGA
- a CDS encoding response regulator transcription factor yields MRILIVEDEPYLADSMAEGLRREAFSVDVAYDGATAMELLGVNGYDAVVLDRDVPAPSGDEIARWMVAEGLPARLIMVTAADRLDDKVSGFETGVDDYLPKPFMLKELTLRLRALLRRPGAARPPVLESAGVRLDPFRREVSRDGRSVALTRKQFAVLELLMQADGGVISAEELLEKAWDENADPFTNTVRITISSLRKKLGDPGLIHTLVGVGYRFGEPAEEELR; encoded by the coding sequence ATGCGGATCCTGATCGTCGAGGACGAGCCGTATCTGGCCGATTCCATGGCCGAGGGGCTCCGGCGGGAGGCCTTCTCGGTGGATGTGGCGTACGACGGAGCCACCGCGATGGAGCTGCTCGGGGTCAACGGCTACGACGCCGTCGTTCTGGACCGCGACGTCCCCGCCCCGAGCGGTGACGAGATCGCCCGCTGGATGGTGGCGGAGGGTCTGCCCGCGCGCCTCATCATGGTCACCGCGGCGGACCGGCTGGATGACAAGGTCAGCGGCTTCGAAACGGGCGTGGATGACTACCTGCCCAAACCCTTCATGCTCAAGGAGCTGACCCTCAGGCTGCGGGCCCTGCTCCGGCGGCCGGGCGCGGCGCGACCGCCGGTCCTGGAAAGCGCTGGCGTGCGCCTGGACCCCTTCCGGCGGGAGGTGAGCCGCGACGGACGGTCCGTGGCGCTGACCCGCAAGCAGTTCGCGGTCCTGGAACTGCTGATGCAGGCCGACGGCGGCGTGATCAGCGCCGAGGAACTCCTGGAGAAGGCCTGGGACGAGAACGCCGACCCCTTCACCAACACCGTGCGGATCACGATCTCCTCGCTGCGGAAGAAGCTCGGGGACCCCGGGCTGATCCACACCCTGGTGGGCGTCGGCTACCGCTTCGGCGAGCCGGCCGAGGAGGAGCTGCGATGA
- a CDS encoding M15 family metallopeptidase: MFTVRRRRATALAIFSAALLAACSAAPVLPRPGGGSGVAVAVGSGGQTTTEDGAIPLDRPLGLDSRDAAISRLRPELLVALREASVHAGADGVTLSVSSGWRSPKYQAQLLADATRKYRSQEEAARWVATPETSPHVSGDAVDIAGEDAMSWLSQHGAQFGLCQIYSNERWHYEYRPSALSGACPLMYQDPTEDSRMKR; encoded by the coding sequence ATGTTCACCGTCCGACGACGCCGGGCCACCGCCCTGGCGATCTTCAGCGCCGCCCTGCTGGCGGCCTGCTCCGCCGCTCCCGTCCTTCCGAGGCCCGGCGGAGGGTCCGGCGTCGCCGTCGCGGTCGGGTCCGGCGGCCAGACGACCACCGAGGACGGGGCGATCCCGCTCGACCGGCCTCTCGGCCTGGACAGCCGGGACGCCGCGATCTCCCGGCTGCGTCCGGAACTGCTCGTCGCCTTGCGGGAGGCGTCCGTCCACGCCGGGGCGGACGGCGTGACCCTGTCCGTGAGCAGCGGCTGGCGCAGTCCGAAGTACCAGGCGCAGCTCCTGGCGGATGCCACCCGCAAGTACCGCTCGCAGGAAGAGGCCGCCCGCTGGGTGGCGACCCCGGAGACGTCTCCGCACGTCAGCGGGGATGCCGTGGACATCGCGGGGGAGGACGCCATGAGCTGGCTGTCCCAGCACGGTGCTCAGTTCGGGCTGTGCCAGATCTATTCCAACGAGCGGTGGCACTACGAGTACCGGCCGTCCGCTCTGAGCGGCGCCTGCCCGCTCATGTACCAGGACCCCACCGAGGACTCGAGGATGAAGCGGTGA
- a CDS encoding YccF domain-containing protein, with the protein MKTLLNIIWLVFGGLWLAIGYFAAGLLCCVLIVTIPWGIASFRVGAYALWPFGRTVVEKPGGSNGFALVGNVIWFLVAGLWLAIGHVLTAIPMFISIVGIPLGIANLKLIPVSLMPLGKEIVPTDRPFVSNYR; encoded by the coding sequence ATGAAGACCCTTCTTAACATCATCTGGCTCGTCTTCGGCGGCCTGTGGCTGGCGATCGGCTACTTCGCCGCCGGCCTGCTCTGCTGCGTGCTGATCGTGACGATCCCGTGGGGCATCGCCTCCTTCCGGGTGGGCGCTTACGCCCTGTGGCCGTTCGGCCGGACCGTGGTCGAGAAGCCGGGCGGGAGCAACGGTTTCGCGCTCGTCGGCAACGTCATCTGGTTCCTGGTGGCCGGGCTGTGGCTGGCGATCGGTCACGTGCTGACCGCCATCCCCATGTTCATCAGCATCGTCGGCATCCCGCTGGGCATCGCGAATCTGAAGCTCATCCCGGTGTCCCTCATGCCGCTGGGCAAGGAGATCGTCCCCACGGACCGCCCGTTCGTCTCGAACTACCGCTGA